CGTCAGCCTGCGCAGCGGCGATCTGGGCCGGATCAGTCAGAAGCTCGGCGGCGACTTTAAGTTTGATCGTCAGTTGCGAATGGAAACGATCACCGGTTCGGTGAGAAACGTGATGACGTATCTGCCCACGGGCTGGGACATCGAGTTTTTTCGATTGAGCGCCGATGAGCATCACGCCGAACGGTTTCGGAGAAGGTGTCGACAACGGATCGCGGAAATCGACCGCGAAGCGTGGATTCCGTCGGCGGAAGATGTCGTGATCCAGAAAGTCCGCTGGGCCAGACGCAAGGATCTGGACGACGTCGAAAGCATTCTGGCAGTCTCGGGATCGCTGCTTGACTGGGACTATCTTATCTACTGGACAACGCAGCACGGAACTCAGAGGCTGCTGGAGGAATTGCGAGCCGCGCTGCCGGATGATCGCGCGTTGGAGGAAGAGTGATTCCTGTGGTTCGCCTGCATGCACGCTGAGGTATCCCACATCTAAGCCAGTTCCACGAACCAGCGACTTCATCATGTCTTCAACGACTAATGGCACTTAGAATTGGAATCCGCTAAGGCGAATACAAGGCATCGGTCGCCATTCTGAATAAGCTTCCGGGCCGGCCTGTTGCCGCTCACAGATCCTTCGCCGAAGCCGAGGTCTGACCACGCCACGGCCGATCCAATCATCCACGAACGAGATCATGATCATGACCGCTCTTCGCACGGTAGTCTGTCTGCTGTCACTTTCACTGTTCAGCGTCGCCTCAGCCTCCGATGAAATTCCCGGCGCGCCGCAGCGCAGACCGATCGCGCTGGTCAACGTCACAATTCACACCGTGTCCGGCCCGATCATCGAAAACGGAACTCTGGTGTTTTCCAAAGGCATGATCACGGACGTCGGTCGCGATGTGTCTCCGCCGGAAAAATCACGAATCATTGATCTTGGCGGCAGGCACGTTTATCCCGGACTGATTGAAGCTCATTCTCAGATTGGTCTGACGGAGATCGCCGCCGTGCGAGCCACTCGCGATACTTCCGAAACCGGCAGTTTCAATCCCAACGTAAAGGCTCACGTCAGCGTCAATCCCGACAGCGAAGTCATTCCGGTGACGCGCGCCAACGGCGTGCTGATCGCGCTGTCGGCGCCATCGGGCGGACGCATCAGCGGGCAGGCGTCGGTGATGCAGCTCGACGGCTGGACTTTCGAAGACATGACGCTGAAACCGTCAGCGGCAATGATCGTCCACTGGCCGTCTCCGCCCAGGTCGGGACCGAATGAACAACTGAAGGAGCTGCGTCGATTTTTCGATGATGCCCGCGCCTACGAAGCAGCACGCTTGGCGAATTCCGGTCCGAACGGTCAGGCCTTCGATATTCGGCTGGAATCCCTGCTTCCGGTTCTTCATCAGGAAGTTCCGCTGATGGCACACGCCGGCGATGCGCGCGAAATTCAGACCGCCGTGGCATTCGCGGCCGAACAAAACGTGAAACTGATCATCTTCGGCGGACATGACGCGCTGGCCTGTGCGGAGTTGCTGACGCAGTATCAGGTTCCCGTGGTGATCGATTCGGTCCATCGGACTCCGGCGCGCCGGCATGAAGATTACGACGCTCCGTATTCGCTGGCGGCGCGGCTCAAAGACGCGGGGATTGCGTTCTGTATCTCCGGGTCAGAACGGGAGTCGACCTGGAACACTCGCAACCTGCCGTACCATGCCGCGACCGCCGCGGCATATGGTCTGGACCGTGATGAAGCGCTGAAGGCTGTCACGCTGTATCCGGCCCGAATCCTGGGGATTGATGACCGCGTCGGTTCGCTGGAAGTCGGGAAGGATGCAACACTGATCGTGACGAATGGCGACCCGCTGGAAACGGAAACGGAAATCTCCCGCGCGTGGATTCGCGGACGGCGAGTCGATCTGGGCAGCCGTCACAAGAGCCTGTATGAAAAGTACTCGCGGAAATACGCCCAGGCTGCCCGGCAGCAATAGTCGATTCGCGCCCGGACCGCCGCAATTGGCGAATTGATACGGAACCACCGGTCACAAATTCGTTTTTCATCCGCGACGGCAGAAGCGATGCCGGCGGTACAATTCGTCGGCTGGTGACGCTCGGAAGTTGCTGCGTCTTGAGAAACGCGGAACGACCCGTCACCATGCGCGGGCGGTTGCGAAGCATTCCGGCCGCTTTGTCCCGTCAATCTCACGTTGCATCAACCTGGTCGAGTTGTCGTTATGGATTTGCCAACATGCCCATCCTGCGGTCAGTCTGTGCTGGACGACGATGCCGCCGACTGTCCGTTCTGCGGCTCCGCGATGGATGGATCTTCGAAGGGGAAAAAAAAGCCCGCCGCGCCGGCCGCGAAACCCGCATCGAAGTCAGCATCCGGCGCAAAAACGGCCGGCGCGACAAAACCCGTGGGTGCCGCGAAGCCAACCACCGACGAGGACGATCCGTTCGGACTTGTGGAAAACGCGGCCACTCGAAAAGTGATCCCCTGCGCGCGGAAGCCCATGAAAGGCCGCACTCATCGCGTGCGGTGCCCGATGTGCGACTCACTCGGGTTTGTTCCGAAAAGTGCGATCGGACGGCAGGTGAAATGTGCCAATCCGAAGTGCATGGTGCCGACGTTTACCGTTCCGGATCCGGATGCGGCAGCCGGCGAACGGGCTCCCGCCAGAGTCAGCGACGAAGCGCTCGCCCGCGAAGAAAAGCTCAGCAAGCCAAAAGGCAAGTCCAATCCGCTCATCATGTACGGCGTCGCCGGCGGCATTCTGCTGGCGCTGACTGTCGGTCTGGTGATGTTTCTGAACGCTCCGCCTGCGGTTGATCCGAATCTGAATGAGACATTCGACATGTCGAAGCTGCAGTCCGGCGGCGACGATGAGGACGATGCTCAGGATCCAGTGCCGTCCGGTGGCAACAATCCGTCGAACGGCGAAAAGACAACGGATGTCGCCGCCGAAGCCCTGCGGCTGACCGAGTTGATGGTCAGCGCCGCGCGGCAGACGACGAACAACCGGGACAAGCCATTTTGCCGGCGGCTGACCGGCGATGCCTACCTGCGGCTCGGAAAACTGTCGGAAGCGGCCACGGAATTTTCTCAGCTTCAGCGGCTGTCGCGCGACGCGACATACTACGTCGTGGAGCCGTATCTTCATCAATACTGGCTGGCGATCGCGTCCGGAGATGCCGCCGCCGCGGCACCGCATCTTGCCGATGCAAAACAGGAAGCTCAGCGAATTCCGGATACCGGAAGGCTCGCACTGCAGGCCGGCATCGCTCTGGCAGCAGCACTCGTCAACGAAGGCGACGTCGACACCGCGATGGCCCGCATCGAAAATCAGCAGCGCGATCAGACGGTCACCGCGCAACTGGACGATATGCGACAGGGAGCATGGTTCGCTTCGGCCGGCGCATTGCGCAGGGCGGGATTCAATGCGATCTCGCCGGTCACTGTGTTTTCGTGGAATGAGCCTCTGAAGACCGCCGTTGCTGTGCATCTGGCGGCCAACAAGCGCTGGCCGCAGGCAGTGACGTGGGCGAAGGCTCAGTCGGACGTCCGCACGGCCGCCGATGTTCTTGCGGTGGCTTCTTCACATGCTGTCGTCGTCAGCGCCGATGCCGCCACGGCGACACTGCTGCATGAAGCCGCCGCCGAGATCGATCCGGCAGTCGGTCTTCGCACCGCCGCGATTCTTGGTCACAGCGATCAAAACCAGGCACTGTGGGATGCGGCACTTGTGGAAACAAACCAGATGGAATCGCCGGCCGTTGCACAGATGCCGGATCTGGCCGATGTTATCCGGACAGAAGCTCCGGATCTCAGCGGTGAAAGGCTGAAGGCCGCCGCGCTGGCTGATGTGGCCGCGGCCGCCGTCGCTCGAAAGGATGATGCCGTTGCCGTCGCGGCAATTCAGAAGCTCTACGCACTGCTGTCCAGCCGGATTCCTCCGACGACAGCCGTCCGTCAGGCCGCCAGCACAATGGAATCGGACGAACAGTCGATCATGAAGCAACTGCAGGACCGGTTTGCCCTGCGCAGTGAGTCTGAAGTGAAGAGTCAATTCCGAAACTACCGGCGCGGTCTGGATCGTCTGGCGACGATCGCGGAAGAACGTCGACTGTTGTTGGTGCAGCTTCTTCATCGCGTTGTGGAAAGCGGCGGAGCGGCCGCTCTGCAGACAGCCTGCGCCGGCGGCGAGCAGGCGCTGCTGAGAGAACTCGCTGTCGATCCACTGTGCATGCTGCTGGCATCAGCGGCGGTCTCTGCGGGTCAGCAGATTCCGGAACTGGCACAACCAGATGCGTCGCTGGCGGTTCCCGCTGCCGCGAGAATTGATCAGCTTGCCGAAAGCCTGCTGGCGCCTGCAATCCTGTCGGCGGCATCGGCAATGCAGCAGGCGAACTATGCCGCCGCCGTTGACGTCATGCAGAAGGCTCGCGAGTTACCCGGCTTTCGGGCCTGCATCGTCAACCATTTGATCGCTGCTGCGAGCAACGTGACAGCGGACCCGGCTCCGCTGCTGACCGCGGTTCAGTTGTCTGACAGTGCGCTTTGGCGGGAGGATGGAATGCTGGTGGCGACGGGGAATCTGGCGCGTCGAAGTCTGTGGAAGGCGGCTGAGGCGTGGCTTGCTCAGGCTCACCAGTCGGCTACGGAACGCGCGGTGGCTCTTTTCGGAATCGTCGCGGTCCTGGCAGAAATGCCTGCGGAACCTCCGACGTCCGCGAAGCCCGCCGCCGAACAGCTCTGAAATCACTGGAAAAGCACCGGCGATCGCAGCAGAGCCCGGGCGATCGGACGCAGCAGAGCCCGGGCGATTGCACGAAGCGGAATTCTGGCGACATGCGGGCTTGTTTTGCGGGCGGTTGTGTCTGACGAATCAGCGACGCATCCACAGGAAGACGGCGACCGCCACCAGCACCAGCGTGGCCACTCCCATCAGAATGAATCCGGCCAGCTGCCCGCGACGCGGTCCGGTTCGGCGAATGCGACGGCTGGAAGCGACGTAGCTTGATTCGTCGACCTTCAGTGCCGGAAGCGTCACCGCGGACTGATCGCGGGACGGCAATGTGTCCGCCGCCAGGTCGACGTCGGCTCCGTCCTGCATATCCCGAAGAAACTGGTGATAGGTGCCGTCGAAGTCGCCGGTGTCGGAGCGGCTGTCGACGGGCGTTTCGGTACGGTCAGGACTGGTCGCAGCGGGACCGGTCGCGGCTGCCAGTGCCATGCGTGTCAGCGGCGAACAAAGCGGCGCCAGCATCGCGGCGACTTCTGCCGGCGACTGAAATCGCGCGGCCGGATCGCGCATCGTCATTCGGGAAACCACGGCCGCCAGTTCCGGCGGGACGTCGCCCCTCACGCCGGCAATCGACGGCGCGTCGCGCTGCAGTCGCTGACTGAGCACCTGCAGCGGATTCGCTCCGCTGAACGGTACGGAACCGGTCAGCAGTCGAAAGCACGTGCAGCCCAGACTGTAGATGTCGCTGCGAATATCGACCTTCGATGTATCCCAGCCCTGTTCCGGCGACATGTAATCCGGCGTGCCCATCACCTGACCGGCTCGAGTCACGGACCGGTCCTCTTCGTCCTCCGTCAGCCGAACCAGGCCCATGTCCATCAGCTTGATCGTGCCGATGCCTTCGGAGTCCCAGTTGATCATCAGGTTCGACGGTTTGACGTCGCGATGCACCATTCCGCATTCATGGGCATGCTGCAGACCGACGGCCGTCTGGCGAATGATCTCACACGCCAGACCGATCGGCAGTCGCTCCAGGCGAGCGGCGATGTGGTCGATCTGCTCGCCGTTGACGTACTCCATCACGAGAAAATCGGTTTCGCCAACCTTACCCGCGTTGATCGCCTTCACGACATGCGGACTGTTCAGCCGGGCGGACGCCTTGATTTCGCGCTGAAACCGGGTCACCAGAGCTTCATTGCTGACCAGGCTTCTGGCCATCAGCTTGATGGCGACGACACGTCCTGTTTCGGTGTCGCGGGCCTGAAACACATGACCCATGCCGCCGCGGCCAATGGTGTCGCGAAGCTGGTACTGCTGCAGAGAAAAGGACTTCTGTCCCTTCAGAAGCTGAGTCGCCTGCCACGGCGTCAGCAGGCGCTTCTCAACCAGCTTCTGAGCCAGCTGGTCCGGCGAGATTTCCTTCCGCGACTTGCTGAGTCTCGTTCGCAGCGCCTGCAGTTCCGAGTCGCGAAGCAGGCGAGACTGCTGCAGTCCTGCCATGAAATCGGAAGTTTGAACGACAGCCATCGGACTACTGCTCTGCGGTGTACGACCGAACGTGTTCGATTTCAGCACCAGTCGTTCGCGACACGACCACGTTTATTACGACATGCCGGCGCCAATCCGGTGAATCGACATTCGCCCTTTTTTCCCGCCATGCGGTCCACCGGAACCAGCGGAAAGTCGGCGTGTACTCGCGCGAGCGACGCCACCGCACTCGCGCTTCGGCGACGCCCGCGTCCCGAACACCCGCCGCGCCGATCACTCGCCGCGCCGAACGCTGGCCGGCTGCCATCGTACATCAGGTCGCCGCTGCGCTGCCAGCGCCTGCTTCGCCAGCGGTGGCTGAGTTCGTTCGACGGAACTGACAGCTTCCCGGATGTTGGCATTCGGCATCGTCTGTTGCGGTCTCGTTGCAGGCTGCCGCAAATCATTTTCAAACAGCGATTTA
This is a stretch of genomic DNA from Planctomycetaceae bacterium. It encodes these proteins:
- a CDS encoding DUF6036 family nucleotidyltransferase, coding for MNSLEATGRVIEVLEELAIPYILVGAFSSNAYGIPRNTKDADFVVSLRSGDLGRISQKLGGDFKFDRQLRMETITGSVRNVMTYLPTGWDIEFFRLSADEHHAERFRRRCRQRIAEIDREAWIPSAEDVVIQKVRWARRKDLDDVESILAVSGSLLDWDYLIYWTTQHGTQRLLEELRAALPDDRALEEE
- a CDS encoding amidohydrolase family protein, encoding MTALRTVVCLLSLSLFSVASASDEIPGAPQRRPIALVNVTIHTVSGPIIENGTLVFSKGMITDVGRDVSPPEKSRIIDLGGRHVYPGLIEAHSQIGLTEIAAVRATRDTSETGSFNPNVKAHVSVNPDSEVIPVTRANGVLIALSAPSGGRISGQASVMQLDGWTFEDMTLKPSAAMIVHWPSPPRSGPNEQLKELRRFFDDARAYEAARLANSGPNGQAFDIRLESLLPVLHQEVPLMAHAGDAREIQTAVAFAAEQNVKLIIFGGHDALACAELLTQYQVPVVIDSVHRTPARRHEDYDAPYSLAARLKDAGIAFCISGSERESTWNTRNLPYHAATAAAYGLDRDEALKAVTLYPARILGIDDRVGSLEVGKDATLIVTNGDPLETETEISRAWIRGRRVDLGSRHKSLYEKYSRKYAQAARQQ
- a CDS encoding serine/threonine-protein kinase — encoded protein: MAVVQTSDFMAGLQQSRLLRDSELQALRTRLSKSRKEISPDQLAQKLVEKRLLTPWQATQLLKGQKSFSLQQYQLRDTIGRGGMGHVFQARDTETGRVVAIKLMARSLVSNEALVTRFQREIKASARLNSPHVVKAINAGKVGETDFLVMEYVNGEQIDHIAARLERLPIGLACEIIRQTAVGLQHAHECGMVHRDVKPSNLMINWDSEGIGTIKLMDMGLVRLTEDEEDRSVTRAGQVMGTPDYMSPEQGWDTSKVDIRSDIYSLGCTCFRLLTGSVPFSGANPLQVLSQRLQRDAPSIAGVRGDVPPELAAVVSRMTMRDPAARFQSPAEVAAMLAPLCSPLTRMALAAATGPAATSPDRTETPVDSRSDTGDFDGTYHQFLRDMQDGADVDLAADTLPSRDQSAVTLPALKVDESSYVASSRRIRRTGPRRGQLAGFILMGVATLVLVAVAVFLWMRR